A segment of the Vagococcus hydrophili genome:
TGAGGTGAGTTTATTAATTTCTGCTGGAACAGAAGCTCATGATTATGAACCATCAGCTAAAGACATGAAGAAAATTCAAGACTCAGATGCTTTTGTTTACAACAATGAAAACATGGAGACGTGGGTTCCAGCAATGGCAGAAACGTTGAAAGAAGGTAAAGTTAAAGTCATTAAGGCAACTGAAAAGATGGAGCTATTACCTGGGGATGAAGAAGACCATCATCATGAACACAAGGAAGGTGATGAACATGATCACGATCATGAGGGAGAAGAGGAACACCATCACAGTGAAGAAGAACATGGACATTCTCATGCCTTTGACCCACATGTTTGGTTAGCACCTAGCTTGGCTATTAAAGAAGTGAAGGAAATTAGTGAACAGTTGATTAAACAATTTCCAGACAAAAAGGAAGTCTTTACTAAAAATACAGAAGCCTATATTAAAGAATTAGAAGAGTTAGATAAAGCATACAAAGAAACTTTTTCAACAGCTAAACAGAAAAACTTCGTCACACAACATGCTGCTTTTGGCTACTTAGCTTCAGAGTATGGTTTAAAACAAGTTCCCATTGCTGGACTCTCACCAGATCAAGAACCTTCGGCAGCTAAATTAGCAGAACTTAAAAAATATGTGGATGAAAATAACATTCAGTACATTTACTTTGAATCAAATGCCTCAGATGCTGTGGCAAAAACTTTAGCTAAAGAAACTAAGGTTGAATTATTAGTATTGAATACTTTAGAAGGTGTATCTGATAAAGACATGAAAGCTGGCAAAAACTATGTGTCAATCATGACTGAAAATTTAGAAGCTCTAAGCAAAACAACAGAAATGAAATAGAGGAGAATTGTGATGCGTCAGAATATTATTTTAGAATGTGTGGAAACAGGAGAACGTTTATACCTAACAAGTAAAAATAAACGAAACACACCAGAACGTTTAGAATTAAAAAAATACTCGCCAAAATTAAAGCGAAAAGCTTTATTTAGAGAGACAAAGTAGAGGAGGATAAAAACATGGCAAAGAAATCTAAAATTGCTAAATTTGAAAAACAAAAAGCTTTAGTTGAAAAATATGCAGACATTCGTTATGAATTAAAGCAAAAAGGTGACTATGAAGCGTTAAGTAAATTACCAAAAGACTCACATCCTAATCGCTTGAGATTAAGGGATGAAACAGATGGTCGTCCGCGTGGTTACATGCGTAAATTTGGTATGTCACGAGTGAAATTCAGGCAAATGGCTCATGAAGGAAATTTACCAGGCGTGAAAAAGGCTAGTTGGTAGTTATAGCTGTAAAAATGTTAAAATAGAGTCAGAGAAAACGTTGAATCTATTAGGAGGAAATAAAATGAGTATTCCTGTAACCGTCATATCTGGCTTTTTGGGAGCTGGAAAAACGACTTTAATTAATCAAGTATTAAAAGGGTCTGATTTAAAACCCAATGAAGTCGTTATTATTGAAAATGAATTTGGTGAAAAAGGAATTGATCATGAGCTTTTGATTCATTCCAAAGAAAATATTTTTCAAATGAATGGTGGCTGTATTTGCTGTAGTTTACGAACTGATTTAATGAGTGCCTTAACTTCTGTTTTAGATGTCTTTGTGGAAACAGGTAACCCGATTAAGCAAGTCATTATTGAAGCGAGTGGTATTTCTGATCCACAGCCGATTATTCAAACATTAGTTAGTGCACCGAAAATTAGCAGTCATTTTTATTTGGATAGCGTTTTGGTTGTGGTTGATAATGAAAATTTTGAAAACAGTTTAGTTTATCCAGAAGTGATGAAACAAATTGCGATGGCGGATCGAATTTTTATTTCAGAAAAAAACGAAATAAAAGTTGACCATCAAATGATTGAAAAAATTGAAAGTATGAATCCATTGACTGATTTTTATCCATTTTCATTAGATGATTCAGCTGAGATGTTAGCTAGAAATGTCTTAAATAATGGACTGTTTCGTAAGGTAGCGGATTTCACAAAATCAGAAGATAGTCATCATCACCACCACCATCATGAGTTCCAGTCTCTCTATTTAGAGGGAGATAGACCAATTAAGAAAAGTTTGCTAGAAAATTGGTTATCTGGTTTAATGATGAATTATCAAGAAAATATTTACCGAATGAAAGGCTTCGTTTTAATTGAGGATCAGGATTTTCAAACTGAAATTCAAAGTGTGAATCAATTGCTTAATTTTAATATGACCACACGTATACCACAGGACAAAGTCAATGAATTAATTATCATAGGGAAGAATTTAGATAAAGCGTATTTAGAGCGCAGTTTTAAAGAGATTCAAGATAAAAGTAGAGAGTAGGAAAGTAAGTGGAAAAGATCGATATTTCAAGTGCGTACCGCAGGCTTAAAAGTCCAAATATCAAGACGAGAAAGCGGGCGTTAAAAATTATTAAAGAGATGAAACGCAGTAAAACAGATAAGATGTACGCTTAGTTGGCGAAAGATGAAGTTAGTAAGAAAATAATAATTGTGTTATAATGATAAAAGAAAAGAGACGTAGGTCAATACGCCTCTAGTGTAGAGCCATTTAAGATGGCTACAATATTAATTTACTTAGAAGTAAACCAAAACGTCGAAAGTTTAGTGGTTTACTTTTTTTTATCTTGATTGACAATATCGACAATCAACTTAATTAACGCAATGACAAACATGCCAAAAGCTAACATCAGTTGAATTGTTTCTAATGCTGACAAAAAAAGGCTCTCCTTTCCTAGACTTAGTGTTTATTTTCATAAAACACCACCTCCACTCAAGGATTGCAACCACCATAAACTTTTCTACTAAATTATTGTATCACGAATTATAAAAAAAGAGGGAATTAAAAATTGTTTTTCTCTAGCAGATTCTATCTTTTATTATTATTAGCTACTATAGCTATTTGTTATTTTTCTGTTTGTGAAACTGGCCTACTTTGCTGTTCTTGTTTTATGATTATTAACATTTTATTAAAGAAAGCACTTTACTTTTTAATCTCTTTGTAGTAAATTGTAGAAGTCAAGAGAAAAAGCGAAAAAATTATGGAAAGGAGCAAGACTCATGATGACTATTCAATTAATTAATCAAAACCAATTTAATAGAGCAGAAATGAATCCATGTACTCCTTATCCGGTGTCTGTTATTTTTTAGCGTCGTTTCTTTGTGTGCCTAAGTGTACTTAAAAATGAATCTAGATAAAAATAAACGTATCAACCGATAAACTGTGGAGCGATAGGATTCTACATTTTATGGGTTTTTTTGTGCGCTTTTTTAAGAGAAACAAAGCAGATTTTATTTTCTGTTAGAGAGAGTGAGGAAGAAAAGTTTATGTTAAAAACATTGTGGGTGTATATTAAGAAACATCCTTTTGCGTACGGGTTAGCAACGGTATTTGCTATTATTTCATCAGGACTAACACTAGTTCCTAATTTAATTATTCAACAATTGGTGGATGCGATTGTCGCAAGTTCACTATCAAAAGAAAGTTTATGGCAGTATTTAGGTATTTTCTTAGTTAGTATTCTTTGTATTTATATTGTGGATGTAATCTGGGTGGTGACTTTATTTAGTCAGTCTTTCAGATTCCAATCGGAGTTACGAAGAAAAAGCTATCAAAAATTACTTAGTTTAAGAACGCCTTTTTATGAGCGTTTTAGATCTGGGGATTTGATGACAAGAATGACCAGTGATGTGGACTATTTAGGAGATGCCATTGGTTATGGTTTCATGCTAATTGTCTCAAATATTACTTGGGCAGTGAGTATTTTAATTGCCATGATCGTGACGACTTCTTGGAAAGCGGCTTTAGTGAGTGTGTTACCATTGATTCTTTTTGGTTATATTGTTTTTCTATTGTGGCGAAAAGTTGACGTG
Coding sequences within it:
- a CDS encoding putative holin-like toxin translates to MSALETIQLMLAFGMFVIALIKLIVDIVNQDKKK
- the rpsN gene encoding 30S ribosomal protein S14, whose protein sequence is MAKKSKIAKFEKQKALVEKYADIRYELKQKGDYEALSKLPKDSHPNRLRLRDETDGRPRGYMRKFGMSRVKFRQMAHEGNLPGVKKASW
- the rpmG gene encoding 50S ribosomal protein L33, which encodes MRQNIILECVETGERLYLTSKNKRNTPERLELKKYSPKLKRKALFRETK
- a CDS encoding putative metal homeostasis protein, producing MEKIDISSAYRRLKSPNIKTRKRALKIIKEMKRSKTDKMYA
- a CDS encoding CobW family GTP-binding protein, producing MSIPVTVISGFLGAGKTTLINQVLKGSDLKPNEVVIIENEFGEKGIDHELLIHSKENIFQMNGGCICCSLRTDLMSALTSVLDVFVETGNPIKQVIIEASGISDPQPIIQTLVSAPKISSHFYLDSVLVVVDNENFENSLVYPEVMKQIAMADRIFISEKNEIKVDHQMIEKIESMNPLTDFYPFSLDDSAEMLARNVLNNGLFRKVADFTKSEDSHHHHHHHEFQSLYLEGDRPIKKSLLENWLSGLMMNYQENIYRMKGFVLIEDQDFQTEIQSVNQLLNFNMTTRIPQDKVNELIIIGKNLDKAYLERSFKEIQDKSRE